A region from the Mercenaria mercenaria strain notata unplaced genomic scaffold, MADL_Memer_1 contig_1847, whole genome shotgun sequence genome encodes:
- the LOC128551936 gene encoding uncharacterized protein LOC128551936 yields APSQTDTVIIVGIILIICSLVVPSLALGLFCYIKRRSKQKADTATAEDRNVGHQSVSYSMDRKRKAKVEIASLQTGKVNRTYMDQETNKGFEEEENYESVLETDDIYENP; encoded by the exons CGGCGCCTTCACAGACAGACACTGTGATTATCGTTGGCATTATCTTGATTATTTGCTCTTTAGTGGTACCGTCTCTGGCACTTGGTTTGTTTTGCTACATAAAGCG TCGGAGCAAGCAAAAGGCAGACACAGCTACAGCTGAAGATAGAAATGTTGGACATCAGAGCGTTTCATATTCAA TGGATCGTAAAAGAAAGGCCAAAGTTGAGATAGCATCGCTTCAAACCGGAAAAGTCAACCGCACATATATGGATCAGGAAACAAACAAAGgatttgaagaagaagaaaattatGAAAGCGTCCTCGAGACAGACGACATCTACGAAAATCCGTAG
- the LOC128551935 gene encoding uncharacterized protein LOC128551935, with protein sequence MKFLRILVLIASAASTIPPDNTGSEFVLMFIENMKIGSQVFPLELYCTTQEKKQVNVHIYSPKWTSPRVDETFTVNEGQVHKTLVDSELQMVGSCVSSKSILIQADAEIACYGANKQTLSNDVYLALPVDALGTDYYAMAYSPAYVKTQLGIVSTVDSTNVKVTLPVGRGNVDVSFKGITYHAGDVINIPVQKYDTIQLQSSGDLTGAHVESNKPVAVFSGNVKTNVGKGAFMDHLVEQLISSDRWGQNFVTAPIPGRTSGDVFKAVAREDNTVINVPRKTLINLNKGGVTTFELPSDQYSYITSTKPIMIAQFVKSQQRSSEPTDPSMIMITPNEQFGSDCTFATPEYSHPEYGNDQLFQYKNEFMIVIKKSYIQGLILDGNPFPKTNWTDVQGTDLVGSYVTLSRGPHNVRHSCPFSTFGGYLYGHAYHESYGFPTGMRAAIIYSNCTLATCASLPVHGKDCCENIESSSLASVASTIPPDNTGREFVLMFIENMKIGSQVFPLELYCTIQEKKQVNVHIYSPKWTSPRVDETFTVNEGQVHKTLVDSELQMVGSCVSSKSILIQADAEIACYGANKQTLSNDVYLALPVDALGTDYYAMAYSPAYVKTQLGIVSTVDSTNVMVTLPVGRGNVDVSFKGITYHAGDVINIPVQKYDTIQLQSSGDLTGAHIESNKPVAVFSGNVKTNVGKGAFMDHLVEQLISSDRWGQNFVTAPIPGRTSGDVFKAVAREDNTVINVPRKTLINLNKGGVTTFELPSDQYSYITSTKPIMIAQFVKSQQRSSEPTDPSMMMITPNEQFGSDCTFVTPEYSHPEYGNDQLFQYKNEFMIVTKKSDIQGLILDGNPFPKTNWTDIQGTDLVGSYVTLSRGPHNVRHSCPFSTFGGYLYGHAYHESYGFPTGMRAAIIYSNCTLATCTCASLPVHGKDCCENIESSSLGQVTNVTTSHATNTVSTQVTIASVTTKLSTISTTQPPITKATVTTTKARAPSTILAASTSPPPKTLPPTTTTCAVCAGPKFLCEKLYAPTPCPPPNNYCINTIRNHKDRTKAVDRACGSFDTCYREWFLGSSDNDKCRKLRDNYEQRLDFQCTFCLLKTTVTPHCTQQTTPCTNPCNEDIVHTVLVF encoded by the exons ATGAAGTTTCTTCGAATTTTAGTCTTGATAG CGTCAGCCGCTTCGACCATTCCACCGGATAACACTGGCAGcgaattcgttttaatgtttatcGAAAACATGAAAATAGGCAGTCAAGTATTCCCTCTAGAGCTGTATTGCACTACACAAGAGAAGAAACAAGTAAATGTTCATATTTATTCGCCTAAATGGACTTCTCCGAGAGTTGATGAGACATTTACGGTAAACGAAGGCCAAGTTCATAAGACTTTAGTTGATTCAGAGCTACAAATGGTTGGAAGTTGTGTTTCCTCAAAGTCGATTCTTATCCAAGCAGATGCAGAAATTGCGTGTTACGGCGCTAACAAGCAAACATTGTCAAACGATGTGTACCTTGCATTACCAGTCGATGCTCTTGGCACCGATTATTACGCAATGGCATATAGTCCTGCATACGTCAAAACACAACTTGGTATAGTAAGTACGGTTGATTCaacaaatgtcaaggtcacgtTACCGGTCGGTCGTGGAAACGTAGATGTGTCGTTCAAAGGGATAACGTACCATGCTGGAGATGTTATCAACATCCCCGTGCAAAAATATGATACTATACAATTACAGAGCAGTGGGGATCTCACAG GTGCTCACGTTGAGAGTAACAAACCTGTAGCAGTATTTAGCGGTAACGTGAAGACAAATGTCGGCAAAGGTGCTTTCATGGACCATCTTGTAGAACAGCTAATATCGTCTGACAGATGGGGTCAAAATTTCGTTACTGCTCCTATTCCAGGAAGAACGTCTGGTGATGTTTTTAAAGCGGTCGCTAGGGAAGACAATACTGTGATCAACGTTCCTAGAAAAACacttattaacttaaataaaggAGGCGTTACAACGTTTGAATTACCGTCCGACCAATACAGCTATATAACATCGACAAAGCCTATCATGATCGCACAGTTTGTAAAGAGTCAGCAGCGCTCATCAGAGCCTACTGATCCATCTATGATTATGATTACCCCGAACGAACAATTTGGATCTGACTGCACTTTTGCCACACCTGAATATTCGCATCCGGAATACGGAAACGATCAGTTATTTCAGTACAAGAACGAATTCATGATTGTCATTAAGAAATCTTATATACAGGGACTCATTTTAGATGGTAATCCTTTCCCAAAAACGAATTGGACGGATGTACAAGGTACAGACTTGGTCGGGTCCTACGTAACCCTGTCCCGCGGACCACATAATGTGCGACATTCATGCCCGTTTTCAACTTTTGGAGGCTACCTGTACGGTCATGCCTACCATGAATCGTACGGTTTCCCTACAGGAATGAGAGCTGCAATTATATACTCT AATTGTACACTTGCTACCTGTGCGAGTTTACCAGTTCATGGTAAAGACTGTTGTGAAAATATAGAGTCAAGCAGCCTTG CGTCAGTCGCTTCGACCATTCCACCGGATAACACTGGCCGcgaattcgttttaatgtttatcGAAAACATGAAAATAGGCAGTCAAGTATTCCCTCTAGAGCTGTATTGCACTATACAGGAGAAGAAACAAGTAAATGTTCATATTTATTCGCCTAAATGGACTTCTCCGAGAGTTGATGAGACATTTACGGTAAACGAAGGCCAAGTTCATAAGACTTTAGTTGATTCAGAGCTACAAATGGTTGGAAGTTGTGTTTCCTCAAAGTCGATTCTTATCCAAGCAGATGCAGAAATTGCGTGTTACGGCGCTAACAAGCAAACATTGTCAAACGATGTGTACCTTGCATTACCAGTCGATGCTCTTGGCACCGATTATTACGCAATGGCATATAGTCCTGCGTACGTCAAAACACAACTTGGTATAGTAAGTACGGTTGATTCAACAAATGTCATGGTCACGTTACCGGTCGGTCGTGGAAACGTAGATGTGTCGTTCAAAGGGATAACGTACCATGCTGGAGATGTTATCAACATCCCCGTGCAAAAATATGATACTATACAATTACAGAGCAGTGGGGATCTCACAG GTGCTCACATTGAGAGTAACAAACCTGTAGCAGTATTTAGCGGTAACGTGAAGACAAATGTCGGCAAAGGTGCTTTCATGGACCATCTTGTAGAACAGCTAATATCGTCTGACAGATGGGGTCAAAATTTCGTTACTGCTCCTATTCCAGGAAGAACGTCTGGTGATGTTTTTAAAGCGGTCGCTAGGGAAGACAATACTGTGATCAACGTTCCTAGAAAAACACttataaacttaaataaaggAGGCGTTACAACGTTTGAATTACCGTCCGACCAATACAGCTATATAACATCGACAAAGCCTATCATGATCGCACAGTTTGTAAAGAGTCAGCAACGCTCATCAGAGCCTACTGATCCATCTATGATGATGATTACCCCGAACGAACAATTTGGATCTGACTGCACTTTTGTCACACCTGAATATTCGCATCCGGAATACGGAAACGATCAGTTATTTCAGTACAAGAACGAATTCATGATTGTCACTAAGAAATCTGATATACAGGGACTCATTTTAGATGGTAATCCTTTCCCAAAAACGAATTGGACGGATATACAAGGTACAGACTTGGTCGGGTCCTACGTAACCCTGTCCCGCGGACCACATAATGTGCGACATTCATGCCCGTTTTCAACTTTTGGAGGCTACCTGTACGGTCATGCCTACCATGAATCGTACGGTTTCCCTACAGGAATGAGAGCTGCAATTATATACTCT AATTGTACACTTGCTACATGTACCTGTGCGAGTTTACCAGTTCATGGTAAAGACTGCTGTGAAAATATAGAGTCAAGCAGCCTTG GTCAAGTAACGAATGTTACAACATCGCATGCGACCAACACAGTATCAACACAAGTAACAATAGCATCAGTAACTACAAAACTGTCAACAATATCAACAACTCAACCACCAATAACAAAAGCTACTGTAACAACAACGAAAGCAAGGGCACCCAGTACAATACTTGCTGCATCAACCAGCCCTCCGCCGAAAACATTACCACCAACTACAA ctACATGTGCAGTGTGTGCTGGTCCAAAGTTTCTCTGTGAAAAGCTGTATGCCCCTACCCCATGTCCTCCACCAAACAACTACTGCATTAATACTATAAGAAACCACAAAGATAGGACAAAAGCAGTCGACAGAGC ATGTGGTAGTTTTGACACGTGTTACCGTGAATGGTTCCTAGGATCCTCGGACAACGACAAATGTCGAAAATTGAGAGATAATTATGAGCAGCGACTCGACTTCCAGTGCACATTTTGCTTATTAAAGACAACTGTAACACCCCACTGCACCCAGCAGACGACACCTTGTACAAACCCGTGTAATGAAGACATTGTACACACAGTGCTTGTATTTTAA